Proteins found in one Planctomycetota bacterium genomic segment:
- a CDS encoding DUF4912 domain-containing protein → MTASSLNEKPVRDLARMAKQHGVSGWHSMRKDQLIRALIRKARAARPVAAAALRPRPVTVARDVAPSKNATRDAAVTQRIQEARERLARAKNLATRPEQGRPARAMKDRLVVMVRGPHWLHAFWEITPASVVRAEAALGPEWHAARPTLRLLQLENGLQGSPSEQVIRTFDVHGGVKNWFIDIREPIRCRVEIGYATPSGRFHVLARSNGVSMPATSQADTLDVHWGDIAADCDKIYSMSGGYSPENNCTELQELFEERLRRPMGPPVGRRSSGDADGEGEQAGGLQLEVDAEMIIYGVTEAGCYVTLQGEPVKVQPDGTFRVRVDLPNKRQVIPIVSSTPNGLERQTVVVAVERNTKSMEPHSRDNGEF, encoded by the coding sequence GTGACAGCATCCAGTCTCAACGAGAAGCCGGTCCGGGATCTCGCCCGGATGGCGAAGCAGCATGGCGTGTCGGGCTGGCACTCGATGCGGAAGGATCAGTTGATCCGGGCCCTGATCCGCAAAGCCCGTGCCGCCCGCCCCGTGGCGGCCGCGGCGCTCCGCCCTCGTCCGGTGACGGTGGCCCGCGACGTCGCGCCCTCCAAGAACGCCACCCGGGACGCGGCGGTCACGCAGCGGATCCAGGAGGCGCGAGAGCGGCTTGCCCGGGCGAAAAACCTCGCCACCCGTCCGGAACAAGGGCGGCCCGCGCGGGCGATGAAGGATCGGCTCGTGGTCATGGTCCGCGGCCCCCATTGGCTGCACGCCTTCTGGGAAATCACCCCCGCCAGCGTCGTCCGGGCTGAAGCCGCGCTCGGTCCTGAGTGGCACGCCGCCCGGCCCACGCTCCGCCTGCTGCAATTGGAGAACGGCCTCCAGGGCTCCCCCTCGGAGCAGGTGATCCGCACGTTCGACGTCCATGGCGGCGTGAAGAACTGGTTCATCGACATCCGCGAGCCGATCCGCTGCCGGGTTGAAATCGGCTACGCGACGCCGTCCGGCCGGTTCCATGTCCTGGCCCGGAGCAACGGCGTCTCGATGCCGGCGACCTCGCAGGCCGACACCCTCGACGTCCATTGGGGCGACATCGCCGCCGATTGCGACAAGATCTACTCGATGAGCGGCGGCTATTCGCCGGAGAACAACTGCACCGAACTGCAGGAACTGTTTGAAGAACGGCTGCGCCGGCCGATGGGCCCGCCGGTCGGCCGCCGGTCGAGCGGTGACGCCGACGGCGAGGGGGAACAGGCCGGGGGCCTGCAGCTCGAGGTCGACGCCGAGATGATCATCTACGGCGTCACCGAGGCCGGCTGCTACGTGACGCTGCAGGGAGAGCCGGTCAAGGTTCAGCCCGACGGCACGTTCCGCGTCCGCGTCGATCTCCCCAACAAACGGCAGGTGATCCCGATCGTCTCCAGCACCCCCAACGGTCTGGAGCGTCAGACGGTCGTCGTCGCCGTGGAGCGCAACACGAAGTCGATGGAACCGCACTCGCGCGACAACGGCGAGTTCTGA